Proteins found in one Exiguobacterium sp. 9-2 genomic segment:
- the atpA gene encoding F0F1 ATP synthase subunit alpha produces MSIRAEEISALLKARIAQYGSTMEVNETGTVIQIGDGIARAHGLDNVMSGELVEFANGTMGLAQNLEEGNVGIIILGDYLEIKEGDSVRRTGRIMEVPTGDALLGRVVNPLGMPIDGLGPIETEHYNPIERKASGVMARKSVHEPLQTGIKAIDALVPIGRGQRELIIGDRQTGKTSIAIDTIINQKEENMICIYVAIGQKESTVRGVVETLRKNGALDYTIVVSAAASQPAPLLYLAPFAGVAMGEHFMDQGKHVLVIYDDLSKQAAAYRELSLLLKRPPGREAYPGDVFYLHSRLLERAAKLNDELGAGSLTALPFIETQASDISAYIPTNVISITDGQIFLQSDLFFSGVRPAINPGLSVSRVGGSAQVKAMKKVAGTLRLDLASYRELEAFAQFGSDLDKATQSKLNRGERTVEVLKQDLNQPLTVDKQVIIIYALTRGHLDDVAVTDIRRFEKELNLWLDQNRKQLCDEIRKTGNLPADEEIVAAISEFKKTFQATV; encoded by the coding sequence ATGAGCATTAGAGCTGAAGAAATCAGCGCCCTGCTTAAAGCGCGTATCGCGCAGTACGGTTCTACGATGGAAGTGAACGAGACAGGTACGGTCATCCAAATCGGTGATGGTATCGCTCGTGCACACGGACTCGACAACGTCATGTCGGGAGAGCTCGTAGAATTCGCTAACGGCACAATGGGCTTGGCGCAAAACTTAGAAGAAGGCAACGTCGGTATCATCATCCTCGGTGACTACCTTGAAATCAAAGAAGGCGACTCTGTTCGCCGTACGGGCCGCATCATGGAAGTACCAACTGGAGACGCACTCCTCGGACGTGTCGTTAACCCACTCGGTATGCCAATCGATGGTCTTGGTCCAATCGAAACAGAACACTACAACCCGATCGAGCGTAAGGCGTCTGGCGTTATGGCGCGTAAATCGGTACACGAACCACTTCAGACAGGAATCAAGGCAATCGATGCCCTCGTTCCAATCGGTCGTGGACAGCGTGAGTTGATCATCGGTGACCGTCAGACGGGTAAGACGTCGATCGCAATCGATACGATCATCAACCAAAAAGAAGAAAACATGATCTGTATCTACGTCGCAATCGGACAAAAAGAATCAACAGTCCGTGGCGTCGTTGAGACGCTCCGTAAAAACGGTGCCCTCGATTACACGATCGTCGTTTCGGCAGCGGCTTCACAGCCAGCTCCACTTCTTTACCTCGCACCATTCGCAGGTGTCGCGATGGGTGAACACTTCATGGACCAAGGCAAACACGTTCTTGTCATCTATGATGATCTTTCAAAACAAGCAGCTGCTTACCGTGAGCTTTCACTTCTCTTGAAACGCCCACCAGGCCGCGAAGCTTACCCAGGGGATGTCTTCTACCTTCACTCACGCCTTCTTGAGCGTGCAGCGAAGTTGAACGACGAGCTTGGCGCAGGTAGCTTGACTGCCCTTCCGTTCATCGAGACGCAAGCGTCGGATATCTCAGCTTATATCCCGACAAACGTTATCTCGATCACGGATGGTCAAATCTTCCTTCAATCGGATCTCTTCTTCTCAGGTGTCCGTCCCGCGATCAACCCGGGTCTCTCGGTATCGCGTGTAGGTGGTTCGGCTCAAGTTAAAGCGATGAAGAAGGTAGCGGGTACGCTCCGTCTTGATCTCGCATCTTACCGTGAGCTTGAAGCATTCGCACAGTTCGGATCTGACCTTGATAAAGCGACTCAATCGAAGCTTAACCGTGGTGAGCGGACAGTTGAAGTCTTGAAACAAGACTTGAACCAACCCCTTACTGTCGATAAGCAAGTCATCATCATCTATGCCTTGACTCGTGGTCACCTTGATGATGTTGCTGTAACGGATATTCGTCGTTTTGAAAAGGAACTCAACCTCTGGCTCGATCAAAACCGCAAACAACTTTGCGATGAGATCCGTAAGACAGGTAACCTTCCAGCAGACGAAGAGATCGTAGCAGCAATCTCAGAATTTAAGAAAACGTTCCAAGCGACGGTTTAA
- a CDS encoding F0F1 ATP synthase subunit delta: MRDHVAGRYAKALFDLALEHHVLEQAEADVRTLGEVLHATPELASVLDNPSISAEELKQVLQTSFTGFNSIVLNTLLVMVENDRAAEIVTLPEHFIALLNEHRNVATAIVTSAYKLSDEELTKVKETFGQKSGKTLEVENVVDTSVIGGLRVQIGYTTYDGTIETKLTRLERELLKA, translated from the coding sequence ATGCGTGATCACGTAGCGGGACGCTACGCAAAAGCGCTCTTCGATCTTGCGCTTGAGCACCATGTGCTCGAGCAAGCAGAAGCTGATGTGCGGACGCTCGGCGAAGTGCTCCACGCAACACCAGAGCTCGCTTCGGTTTTAGATAACCCATCGATTTCTGCTGAAGAGCTCAAGCAAGTTCTTCAAACAAGCTTCACTGGCTTCAACTCGATCGTCTTGAACACGTTGCTCGTCATGGTCGAAAACGACCGGGCGGCAGAAATTGTCACGTTACCGGAACACTTCATTGCATTGTTGAATGAACACCGCAATGTCGCGACGGCAATCGTCACGAGTGCATACAAATTGTCAGACGAGGAACTCACGAAAGTGAAAGAGACGTTTGGCCAAAAATCAGGTAAAACGCTTGAAGTCGAGAACGTCGTCGACACGAGTGTCATCGGAGGACTTCGCGTTCAAATCGGTTACACGACATATGACGGTACGATCGAAACTAAACTAACGCGCCTTGAGCGTGAGCTGTTAAAAGCGTAA
- the atpF gene encoding F0F1 ATP synthase subunit B, producing MNLTYLAAEGVAEASKPLIANMIVTIVVFLLLLILLKKFAWGPLVNMMKAREEHVASEINSAEKSRKDAEVYVEQQREELNKARTEARDLLEASRRQAEAEQARAMEQARLESEMSKEEARRAIERERAEAQAALKNDVALQAIAAARHVMKTQLATDEAAQKALVDQFLADTKGTN from the coding sequence ATGAATCTAACGTATCTTGCGGCAGAGGGCGTTGCGGAAGCAAGTAAGCCTCTTATCGCCAACATGATCGTCACGATCGTCGTTTTCCTCTTGCTCCTCATCCTCTTGAAGAAATTCGCATGGGGCCCGCTCGTCAACATGATGAAAGCGCGGGAAGAGCATGTGGCTAGCGAGATCAACTCGGCTGAAAAGAGCCGTAAAGACGCTGAAGTCTACGTAGAACAACAACGCGAAGAATTAAACAAGGCGCGTACGGAAGCACGCGACCTTTTAGAAGCATCACGCCGTCAGGCAGAAGCAGAGCAAGCACGTGCGATGGAGCAGGCACGTCTTGAATCCGAAATGAGTAAGGAAGAAGCTCGCCGTGCGATCGAACGTGAACGCGCTGAAGCACAAGCTGCTTTGAAGAACGATGTCGCTCTTCAAGCAATCGCTGCAGCACGCCACGTCATGAAAACACAGCTTGCGACGGACGAAGCCGCTCAAAAGGCACTCGTCGATCAATTCCTTGCTGATACTAAGGGCACGAACTAA
- the atpE gene encoding F0F1 ATP synthase subunit C, protein MNLIATAIIIGLGALGAGIGNGLIVNGTVLGQARQPELKNELRQTMFIGIGLVEALPIIGVAVGFLLLNS, encoded by the coding sequence ATGAATCTTATTGCAACAGCGATCATCATCGGACTCGGCGCACTCGGCGCAGGTATCGGTAACGGTCTTATCGTAAACGGTACAGTATTAGGTCAAGCACGTCAGCCAGAACTCAAAAACGAACTTCGTCAAACAATGTTCATCGGTATCGGTCTTGTTGAGGCACTTCCAATCATCGGTGTAGCGGTCGGTTTCCTTCTTCTCAACTCTTAA
- the atpB gene encoding F0F1 ATP synthase subunit A, producing the protein MNHEMPLYEIPLWGDFVLYGSWTNLITVLIAAALVFLIAVAGTRRLVMKPTGAQNVMEMFLEFVRGIISSTMDWKTGGRFLTFGMTLFLFILVSNIMGLPFNVVTGHYIWFNSPTADPYVTLALSSMVVVMSHYYGVKMRGFGAYAKTFMTPMFIITIIEEFANTLTLGLRLYGNIFAGEIMIGIILSIGIVSGTNDFQFLGPLGAIISGIPMLIWQGFSLFIGGIQAYIFLILTMVYIGHKAAHDH; encoded by the coding sequence ATGAACCACGAAATGCCACTTTACGAAATCCCACTCTGGGGTGACTTCGTTCTGTACGGTAGCTGGACGAACTTGATCACAGTATTGATTGCTGCTGCTCTCGTCTTCTTGATTGCCGTGGCCGGTACGCGACGTCTTGTGATGAAGCCAACCGGTGCTCAAAACGTGATGGAGATGTTCCTCGAATTCGTTCGCGGAATCATCAGCAGCACGATGGACTGGAAAACAGGGGGTCGCTTCCTTACGTTCGGAATGACATTATTCCTGTTCATCCTTGTGTCCAACATCATGGGTCTCCCATTCAACGTCGTGACGGGACACTACATTTGGTTCAACTCACCAACTGCAGATCCTTACGTGACACTGGCACTTTCATCTATGGTAGTAGTCATGAGCCATTACTACGGTGTGAAGATGCGCGGCTTCGGCGCTTATGCGAAAACATTCATGACGCCGATGTTTATCATTACCATCATCGAGGAGTTTGCAAACACGTTGACACTCGGTCTTCGTCTTTACGGAAACATCTTCGCTGGTGAAATCATGATCGGAATCATTCTTTCGATCGGTATCGTCTCTGGTACGAACGATTTCCAATTCCTCGGACCACTAGGCGCGATCATCTCGGGTATCCCGATGTTGATCTGGCAAGGATTCTCACTCTTCATCGGTGGTATCCAAGCGTACATCTTCCTTATCCTGACGATGGTTTACATCGGACATAAGGCAGCGCACGACCATTAA
- a CDS encoding ATP synthase subunit I — MNIILQDALYRAYLRWFGLFYGILAVLLLIGRPSEPVIYGLALGGTGSFLILTLQRLSVDRMYRVIETGRKPMSRGTVSRMAVAVLCVMIGLKYQTELSLTAVVIGLLAGHVIQFCEFLTHELKREKR, encoded by the coding sequence ATGAACATCATCCTTCAAGATGCGTTGTATCGTGCGTACTTACGATGGTTTGGACTCTTTTACGGGATCCTGGCTGTCCTGCTGCTCATTGGACGCCCGAGTGAACCGGTCATTTATGGACTGGCGCTTGGTGGAACTGGCAGCTTTCTGATCTTGACGCTTCAACGACTCAGCGTCGATCGGATGTATCGTGTAATCGAGACGGGGCGTAAGCCGATGTCTCGTGGGACCGTTTCACGCATGGCGGTCGCGGTACTTTGTGTGATGATCGGTTTGAAATATCAAACTGAATTGTCATTAACTGCGGTGGTAATAGGCCTTCTCGCCGGCCACGTCATACAATTTTGTGAGTTCTTGACTCACGAACTCAAGCGGGAAAAGAGGTGA
- a CDS encoding AtpZ/AtpI family protein, giving the protein MRQSGLAKSMVMASQISTALAAPIVIGFLVGNYGEQQQWWEKMGATFAVFIGIFIGILCMIAMIRHLLGEKT; this is encoded by the coding sequence GTGCGCCAAAGTGGGCTCGCGAAGAGTATGGTCATGGCCTCGCAAATTTCGACGGCACTGGCTGCACCGATCGTCATTGGCTTTTTGGTTGGGAACTATGGGGAACAACAACAATGGTGGGAAAAAATGGGTGCGACGTTCGCCGTGTTCATCGGGATTTTCATCGGCATTCTTTGCATGATCGCCATGATCAGGCACTTGTTAGGGGAGAAGACATGA
- the wecB gene encoding non-hydrolyzing UDP-N-acetylglucosamine 2-epimerase translates to MPITVMPIFGTRPEAIKMAPLVNALKQHPAFDVHVTITAQHREMLDQVLDLFEIEPDHDLNIMKQRQTLVDITTRGLEGLDAIMKDIKPDLVLVHGDTTTTFVGSLAAYYNQIAVGHVEAGLRTYNKYSPFPEEVNRQLTSTLADLHFAPTAQAAANLASENRHAGVYITGNTAIDALQTTVQSDYVHPMLETVGDRKLILMTAHRRENQGEKMHQMFRAIRRLVDAFPETHVVYPVHLNPVVQEAAKKVFEGHDRISLIAPLDVFDFHNFASRAHLILTDSGGVQEEAPSLGVPVLVLRDTTERPEGITAGTLKLAGTEEETIYQMATELLTNKTLYQEMAHASNPYGDGHASERIVQAILHHFGQGEAPAPLLTQ, encoded by the coding sequence ATGCCGATTACAGTCATGCCGATTTTCGGGACACGACCGGAAGCCATCAAGATGGCACCGCTCGTCAACGCCCTAAAGCAACACCCTGCTTTTGATGTTCATGTTACGATCACTGCCCAGCACCGGGAGATGCTTGATCAAGTGCTCGATCTGTTTGAGATCGAACCGGATCATGATTTGAATATCATGAAACAACGTCAAACACTCGTCGACATTACGACGCGTGGTCTTGAAGGACTTGATGCCATCATGAAGGACATCAAACCGGATCTCGTCCTCGTCCATGGGGATACGACGACGACGTTCGTTGGAAGCCTGGCTGCCTATTACAATCAGATCGCGGTCGGTCACGTCGAGGCGGGACTGCGGACCTATAATAAGTACTCTCCGTTCCCGGAAGAGGTCAATCGTCAGTTGACGTCGACGCTCGCGGACTTACATTTCGCTCCGACCGCGCAAGCGGCAGCGAATCTCGCATCCGAAAATCGTCACGCCGGTGTTTACATTACAGGAAACACGGCAATTGATGCCCTGCAAACGACCGTCCAATCGGATTACGTCCACCCGATGCTCGAGACGGTCGGGGACCGGAAGTTGATCTTGATGACAGCGCACCGTCGTGAGAACCAAGGCGAGAAAATGCACCAAATGTTCCGGGCGATTCGTCGCCTCGTCGATGCGTTCCCGGAGACGCACGTCGTCTATCCGGTCCACCTCAATCCAGTCGTTCAAGAAGCAGCGAAGAAGGTTTTTGAAGGGCATGATCGGATTTCGTTGATTGCTCCACTCGACGTCTTCGATTTTCATAACTTCGCGAGCCGTGCCCATTTGATCTTAACTGACTCGGGTGGCGTACAAGAAGAAGCACCATCACTCGGTGTTCCTGTTCTTGTCTTACGCGATACGACGGAACGTCCGGAAGGGATTACTGCCGGAACGTTGAAGCTTGCCGGAACGGAAGAAGAGACGATCTATCAGATGGCAACAGAACTCTTGACGAACAAAACACTTTATCAGGAGATGGCGCATGCTTCAAACCCGTATGGAGACGGTCACGCGTCCGAACGCATCGTCCAAGCGATTCTGCATCACTTCGGTCAAGGAGAAGCACCGGCACCGTTACTCACGCAATAA
- the upp gene encoding uracil phosphoribosyltransferase yields the protein MSKVHVFDHPLIQHKMTIMRKVETGTKQFRELVDEVASLMAYEITRDLPLTDVAIETPVTKTTQKMIEGKKLGIVPILRAGLGMVDGMLRMMPNVKVGHIGLYRDPETLEPTEYYLKLPTDVAERDFVVVDPMLATGGSAADAISSLKKQGAKSIKLACLCAAPEGVKRVQEEHPDVDIYLAALDEKLNDHGYIVPGLGDAGDRLFGTK from the coding sequence ATGAGTAAAGTACATGTATTTGATCACCCATTGATTCAGCACAAGATGACGATCATGCGTAAAGTCGAAACAGGAACGAAACAATTCCGGGAACTTGTCGACGAGGTGGCTTCATTGATGGCATATGAAATCACACGTGACCTTCCACTCACAGATGTCGCGATCGAGACACCGGTCACGAAGACGACGCAAAAGATGATCGAAGGCAAGAAACTCGGGATCGTCCCGATTCTCCGCGCCGGTCTCGGTATGGTCGACGGCATGCTCCGCATGATGCCGAACGTCAAAGTCGGTCACATCGGTTTGTACCGTGATCCGGAGACACTCGAGCCAACGGAATACTACCTCAAGCTCCCAACAGACGTCGCAGAACGTGATTTCGTCGTCGTTGACCCGATGCTTGCGACAGGTGGTTCGGCGGCAGACGCCATCTCCTCCTTAAAGAAACAAGGGGCGAAGAGCATCAAGCTCGCATGTCTCTGTGCAGCACCTGAAGGCGTTAAACGCGTTCAAGAAGAACACCCAGACGTCGACATCTATCTCGCGGCACTCGACGAGAAGTTGAACGACCACGGATACATCGTCCCAGGACTCGGTGATGCAGGAGACCGTCTCTTCGGAACGAAGTAA
- a CDS encoding ABC transporter ATP-binding protein, producing MIRLEQIEQSYGEMTVLHDINLQAEAGELIALVGPSGSGKSTLLQLLGLLQTPTNGAVYFDHTCVSEAVDEERRRLRLEEVGFIFQESHLVPFLTAGEQLELVAKEAGRSVDATAALAVFGLEHRKDHLPHALSGGERQRVAIARAFVNDPRLVLADEPTASLDYPNGRRVMELLQQQAHDANKTVIVITHDERMLDVCDRIWRIEDGRITEATASRSYSHS from the coding sequence ATGATTCGATTAGAACAGATTGAGCAAAGTTATGGTGAGATGACGGTGCTGCATGACATTAACTTACAAGCAGAAGCGGGCGAGTTAATTGCTCTCGTCGGACCGAGCGGTAGTGGGAAAAGTACACTGCTCCAGCTGCTTGGATTGTTACAGACACCAACGAATGGTGCCGTCTACTTTGATCATACGTGTGTTAGTGAAGCAGTGGACGAAGAACGCCGTCGCTTACGTCTCGAAGAAGTCGGATTCATCTTTCAAGAATCGCATCTCGTGCCGTTTTTGACGGCAGGTGAGCAACTGGAGCTAGTCGCGAAGGAAGCCGGTCGATCGGTTGACGCGACGGCGGCACTCGCTGTGTTCGGACTCGAGCACCGGAAAGACCATTTGCCGCACGCCTTATCGGGTGGGGAACGTCAACGTGTCGCAATTGCCCGGGCTTTCGTCAATGACCCACGACTTGTACTCGCGGATGAACCTACGGCGAGTCTCGATTACCCAAATGGACGCCGGGTGATGGAGTTATTGCAACAGCAAGCGCATGATGCGAACAAGACCGTCATCGTCATCACCCATGACGAACGGATGCTAGATGTCTGTGACCGGATTTGGCGAATTGAAGACGGACGGATTACGGAAGCGACAGCATCCCGGTCCTATTCTCATAGTTAA
- a CDS encoding ABC transporter permease — protein sequence MKLGWKELVRMKGRFSWMTIVTMLLVLLILMITGLADGLAYDNGAAVRNLPVEQFALSKDAEGQLTRSFLQADETPKGAEALGVQNMVLEKKNKTKDDVTVFALPQTTKYGPKQLQSLQKGEVLVDAAYAEQRGTRVGDTITDFRTKETFQIAGTVTDGRYSHAPVLWMTDESWQAWQSKMGTSYVSAYIGQSLQTDQALFSKQTVVENVPGYAAEQNSFQMMRVALVVIGALILTAFFYILTMQKMKQLGVLKAIGIRTRTMGASLLVQVVILTSLAFGVSVAITYLTSRFLPPDLPFRFEWSTSLMYGGILLVTAILGALVPLRMVKKLEAADAMGGMNG from the coding sequence ATGAAACTAGGATGGAAAGAACTCGTCCGGATGAAAGGGCGATTCAGTTGGATGACGATTGTGACGATGTTGCTCGTCTTATTGATCTTGATGATCACTGGTCTTGCAGATGGACTAGCTTATGACAATGGGGCAGCCGTCCGTAATCTGCCGGTCGAACAGTTTGCGCTAAGTAAAGATGCAGAAGGGCAGCTGACCCGTTCATTCTTACAGGCGGATGAGACACCAAAGGGCGCGGAAGCACTCGGTGTCCAGAACATGGTGCTTGAGAAGAAGAATAAAACGAAGGACGACGTAACGGTCTTTGCGTTACCACAGACTACGAAATATGGTCCCAAACAGCTGCAATCGTTGCAAAAAGGGGAGGTACTTGTTGATGCTGCGTATGCGGAGCAACGCGGAACGCGCGTCGGCGATACGATCACAGATTTTCGAACGAAGGAGACGTTCCAGATTGCCGGTACAGTAACGGACGGTCGTTATAGTCATGCACCCGTTCTCTGGATGACGGATGAATCGTGGCAAGCGTGGCAATCGAAAATGGGCACGTCATACGTATCGGCGTACATCGGTCAGTCGTTGCAAACGGATCAAGCGCTCTTTTCGAAACAAACGGTTGTCGAGAACGTTCCGGGTTATGCGGCAGAACAAAACTCCTTTCAAATGATGCGGGTCGCGCTCGTCGTCATCGGAGCATTGATTCTGACAGCCTTCTTCTATATTTTGACGATGCAGAAGATGAAACAGCTTGGTGTCTTAAAGGCAATCGGTATCCGGACACGGACGATGGGTGCGAGTCTGCTCGTTCAAGTCGTCATACTGACGAGTCTTGCCTTTGGTGTCAGTGTCGCCATCACCTATCTGACGAGTCGTTTCCTGCCGCCGGATCTTCCCTTCCGATTTGAATGGTCGACGAGTCTGATGTACGGCGGTATTCTACTCGTGACGGCGATCCTCGGTGCGCTCGTTCCGTTACGGATGGTCAAGAAACTCGAGGCGGCAGATGCGATGGGAGGAATGAACGGATGA
- a CDS encoding HAMP domain-containing sensor histidine kinase: MRSLYTKIVGLVCVVLLVSALLALLISNIAYYSFWQDSYSQKVEEAVETAIDYYETHGDGKTESFYRMLQATGFQLYVRSDDGIERYGNTFRDEALSNRVVEQVKSGQPYYGMREYPFHLFLLGLFDNEVINTYGTSVKTAQGTDAIFVRPDLSRQIRELHLFVGLFLGLLVVISFLLLVFSIRYLVRPIRRLTKATEQMADGDYGIRVGTKARDEIGELSRRFDEMATAVEASDTERRRFVANVSHEFQSPLTTIAGYAGQLDVTGEDVRKRTVIRQEAERMSELTRQLLILAKLDEGRRFKRQALNLRTTLEATLTTLAFQLDEQGIAVALDVSTALQIQADASALEHVFQNVIRNAVSVSKDGATIQIQAEEQADQIIIRIKDEGPGMTDEQMKHAFERFYQGDASRTTRGTGLGLAIVKETMRQLGGDASLSSASSGLTVTLTFLRA; encoded by the coding sequence ATGAGATCGCTCTATACGAAAATCGTCGGACTCGTCTGCGTCGTCTTACTCGTGTCGGCACTCCTCGCGCTTTTAATCAGTAACATCGCTTACTATTCGTTCTGGCAGGACAGCTACAGCCAAAAAGTCGAGGAAGCGGTCGAGACGGCGATCGATTATTATGAAACGCACGGGGACGGAAAGACGGAGTCGTTTTACCGGATGTTACAAGCGACCGGCTTTCAACTGTATGTGCGCTCGGACGACGGAATCGAGCGGTATGGAAACACGTTTCGTGATGAAGCGCTCTCGAATCGGGTCGTCGAGCAAGTGAAGAGTGGTCAACCGTATTACGGAATGCGTGAATATCCGTTCCATCTCTTCTTGCTTGGTCTGTTTGATAATGAAGTCATCAATACGTACGGCACGTCGGTCAAGACGGCGCAAGGCACGGACGCGATCTTCGTCCGACCGGACTTGAGTCGTCAGATCCGTGAGTTGCATCTGTTCGTCGGTCTGTTCCTTGGACTGCTTGTCGTGATCAGTTTTCTTTTGCTTGTCTTTTCAATCCGCTATCTCGTTCGTCCGATCCGGCGCCTGACAAAAGCGACGGAACAGATGGCAGACGGTGACTACGGAATCCGCGTCGGAACGAAGGCACGCGATGAAATTGGTGAGCTGTCCCGGCGGTTTGACGAAATGGCAACGGCAGTCGAAGCGTCTGATACGGAACGGCGCCGATTCGTTGCGAACGTCTCGCATGAATTCCAGTCGCCGCTGACGACGATTGCTGGTTACGCGGGACAACTCGATGTGACGGGAGAAGACGTCAGGAAACGGACGGTCATCCGTCAAGAGGCGGAGCGAATGTCGGAGCTGACGCGTCAACTGTTGATCTTAGCGAAGCTCGATGAAGGACGACGCTTCAAACGACAAGCACTTAATCTGCGGACGACTCTTGAGGCGACACTCACGACACTTGCCTTCCAGCTGGATGAGCAAGGGATTGCGGTTGCACTCGACGTCTCGACAGCACTACAGATTCAAGCAGATGCCAGTGCTTTGGAACATGTCTTCCAAAATGTCATCCGAAACGCTGTCTCGGTCTCAAAAGACGGAGCGACGATCCAGATTCAAGCAGAGGAACAAGCGGATCAGATCATCATCCGAATCAAGGATGAAGGACCAGGTATGACTGATGAACAGATGAAACATGCCTTCGAACGCTTTTATCAAGGCGATGCATCCCGGACGACGCGCGGAACGGGTCTTGGTTTAGCGATTGTCAAAGAGACGATGCGTCAACTCGGCGGGGATGCGAGCTTGTCGTCCGCTTCATCGGGTCTAACCGTAACGTTAACTTTTTTACGCGCGTGA
- a CDS encoding response regulator transcription factor produces MYILVAEDDPHIQALVVSTLQADGHSIRATADGNEALAWIETMTFEAAVLDVLLPGQTGLVLCEQLRQHGDIPILMLTALGELTDKRDGFAAGADDYITKPFDPEELVFRLHAVARRYQKAAQPVLHLGDVTIDKRSQLVTIQSTEWTLPRREFELLHQLASFPGRVFSREELIEHVWGLDFMGDDRTIDVHIKRLRGRLKETNQVKIETVRGLGYRLEVDA; encoded by the coding sequence ATGTATATTCTAGTCGCAGAAGATGATCCTCATATCCAAGCCCTTGTCGTGTCAACGTTACAAGCCGACGGGCATTCCATCCGAGCGACAGCAGACGGAAACGAAGCGCTTGCTTGGATCGAGACGATGACGTTCGAAGCAGCTGTACTCGATGTCCTGCTCCCCGGACAGACCGGTCTCGTCTTATGCGAGCAATTACGGCAACACGGGGACATCCCGATCTTGATGCTGACGGCACTCGGGGAGCTGACAGATAAACGGGACGGTTTCGCAGCAGGTGCCGATGATTACATCACAAAACCGTTTGATCCGGAAGAATTAGTATTTCGCCTCCACGCTGTGGCTCGGCGCTATCAAAAAGCGGCGCAACCTGTTTTGCATCTTGGAGATGTCACGATCGATAAACGTAGTCAGCTCGTGACGATTCAGTCGACCGAGTGGACACTCCCGCGACGTGAATTCGAATTGTTGCATCAGTTGGCGAGTTTCCCGGGACGGGTCTTCAGCCGCGAGGAGTTGATCGAACACGTTTGGGGACTCGATTTCATGGGGGATGACCGGACGATTGATGTTCACATTAAACGCCTCCGTGGACGCTTAAAGGAGACGAATCAGGTAAAGATTGAGACGGTCCGCGGTCTCGGTTACCGGTTGGAGGTCGACGCATGA